GACCGAAGACCTCCTGGGTGGAGATCGGCTTGTTGACGCGTACCTTCGTGGTCTCCGGGACGGTGACGCCGAGCGCGCGCTCGCGGGGCGCGCGGGCGAGCGCCTCCCGGCGCTCGCCGGCCCGGATCCCGGCCTCCGACGCCGGGTCGAGGCGGTCCCACTCGGTCTCGGCGGTCAACCCGTTGGCGGTACGCAGCGCGTCGACCTGCTCGGTGCTCAGCAGCGCCGAGTGGTTGCGCGGGTTGCCGGCGATCGGCAGGCCCCACCCCTTCACCGTGTACGCGAAGACCACGCTGGGCCGGTCGGTGACCGCGTCGCACTGGGCGTACGCGTCGAGCATCGCCGCCAGGTCGTGCCCGCCCAGGTCGGTGACCAGCGGACCCAGCTCGTCGTCGGGGGTGTCCGCGATCAGCTCGGCGATGCCCGCCGGTGCGCCGTCGAGGAACTGCTTGCGCAGGGCCGGCCCGGCCAGCCCGAAGAGCGACTGGTACTGCTCGTTCGGCATCCGGTCGATCCAGTCGCGCAGCGCCTCGCCGCCCGGCCGGGCGTACGCCTCGGCGAGCTTGCGGCCGTACTTGACCTCCACGACGTGCCAGCCGGCGGCCTCGAACTGGCCGCGCCACTGGTTGATCCGGATGCCCGGCACCACCCGGTCCAGGGACTGGCGGTTGAAGTCGACCAGCCACATCACGTTGCCCAGGCCGGTGGTGGCCGGGTCGGCGACGGCCTCCCAGATGTTCCCCTCGTCCAGCTCCGCGTCGCCGATCAGCGCCACGAAGCGGGAGTGCGGGCGCTCGCCGAAGTGCGCGTCGACGTACCGCCGGGTCACCGCGGCGAAGAGCGGCGCCGCCGCGCCCAGGCCGACCGAGCCGGTGGAGAAGTCCACCTCGTCGGGGTCCTTGGTCCGCGACGGGTACGACTGGAGCCCACCGCGCGCCCGCAGCCTGGGCAGGTACGACCGGTCCAGGTTGCCCAGCAGGTACTGGATCGCGTGGAACACCGGCGAGGCGTGCGGCTTCACCGCGACCCGGTCCTCGGCGTCCAGGTGGGCGAACCAGAGCGCCGTCATCGCCGTGACCAGGGAGGCGCTGGACGCCTGGTGGCCGCCCACCTTCACCCCGTCGCCGGCGCTGCGGTCGTGGTTGGCCGCGTCCACGATCCGGGTGGCGAGCCAGAGCACCCGCCGCTGGATCTCGTCGAGGACGTCGAGGTCGTGCTGGTTCACGGTGACTCCATCCGGGCGTCGCCGTTGACGCCCTCGCGAGGGGGTGGCGCGGGTCGCGCGCGTACTCGAAAGGCCGAAGGCCGCCGCCGGGTCACGACGGCGGCCTCACGGGTGGGGCTCAGCCCTGCGCGCCGAGGCGCTCCAGGATCAGGTCGCGGACGGTCTTGGCGTCGGCCTGGCCGCGGGTGGTCTTCATGACCGCGCCGACCAGCGCGCCGGCCGCCGCGACCTTGCCGCTGCGGATCTTGTCGGCGATGCCCGGGTTGGCGGCGATCGCCTCGTCCACGGCGGCGGTGAGCGCACCGGTGTCGGAGACCACCTCCAGGCCCCGGTTGGTCATGATCTCGGTCGGCGAGCCCTCGCCGGCCACCACGCCCTCCAGCACGGTACGGGCCAGCTTGTCGTTGAGCTTGCCGGCGTCGACCAGGCCCTGGAGCTCGGCGACCTGCTCCGGGGTGGCGCCGACGTCGGCCAGCTCCACGCCGGTCTCGTTGGCGCGGCGGGACAGCTCACCCAGCCACCACTTGCGGGCGGCGGCCGGGATGGTGCCCGCCGCCACGGTCCGCTCGATCAGCTCGACCGCGCCCGCGTTGAGCACCGACTGCATGTCCAGGTCGGAGAGGCCCCACTGCTCCTGCAACCGGCGGCGGTGCAGCCGGGGCAGCTCCGGCAGGGCGGCCTTCAGCTCGGCCACCCAGGCGGTGTCCGGGGCGAGCGGCACCAGGTCCGGCTCCGGGAAGTACCGGTAGTCGGTGGCGGTCTCCTTGGACCGGCCCGACGTGGTGTCGCCGGTGTCCTCGTGGAAGTGCCGGGTCTCCTGCACGATCCGGCCACCGGCGTCGAGCACCGACGCCTGACGCAGGATCTCCGAGCGGACCGCCCGCTCCACCGAACGCAGCGAGTTGACGTTCTTGGTCTCGGTACGGGTGCCCCACTCCTCGCCCGGCAAGTTCAGCGAGGTGTTGACGTCGCAGCGCAGCGAGCCCTCCTCCATCCGGACGTCGGAGACGCCCAGCGAGCGGAGCACGTCCCGCAGCTCGGTCACGTACGCCTTCGCCACCTCCGGCGCCAGCGCGCCGGT
This genomic interval from Micromonospora sp. CCTCC AA 2012012 contains the following:
- the gatB gene encoding Asp-tRNA(Asn)/Glu-tRNA(Gln) amidotransferase subunit GatB — translated: MTTTLPAYDEVVARYEPVIGLETHVELGTNTKMFCGCPTDFGGEPNTRVCPVCLGLPGSLPVANKAAIEATIRIGLALNCSIAQWCRFARKNYFYPDMPKDFQISQYDEPLCFDGYLDVEVNGELVRIGIERVHLEEDTGKTLHVGGATGRIHGATESLVDYNRAGIPLVEIVTKPVPGTGALAPEVAKAYVTELRDVLRSLGVSDVRMEEGSLRCDVNTSLNLPGEEWGTRTETKNVNSLRSVERAVRSEILRQASVLDAGGRIVQETRHFHEDTGDTTSGRSKETATDYRYFPEPDLVPLAPDTAWVAELKAALPELPRLHRRRLQEQWGLSDLDMQSVLNAGAVELIERTVAAGTIPAAARKWWLGELSRRANETGVELADVGATPEQVAELQGLVDAGKLNDKLARTVLEGVVAGEGSPTEIMTNRGLEVVSDTGALTAAVDEAIAANPGIADKIRSGKVAAAGALVGAVMKTTRGQADAKTVRDLILERLGAQG
- a CDS encoding transketolase-like TK C-terminal-containing protein; the protein is MNQHDLDVLDEIQRRVLWLATRIVDAANHDRSAGDGVKVGGHQASSASLVTAMTALWFAHLDAEDRVAVKPHASPVFHAIQYLLGNLDRSYLPRLRARGGLQSYPSRTKDPDEVDFSTGSVGLGAAAPLFAAVTRRYVDAHFGERPHSRFVALIGDAELDEGNIWEAVADPATTGLGNVMWLVDFNRQSLDRVVPGIRINQWRGQFEAAGWHVVEVKYGRKLAEAYARPGGEALRDWIDRMPNEQYQSLFGLAGPALRKQFLDGAPAGIAELIADTPDDELGPLVTDLGGHDLAAMLDAYAQCDAVTDRPSVVFAYTVKGWGLPIAGNPRNHSALLSTEQVDALRTANGLTAETEWDRLDPASEAGIRAGERREALARAPRERALGVTVPETTKVRVNKPISTQEVFGRVLVDLARDPAVAPYLVTTAPDVATSTNLAGFINKTGVFAPTEQRSWTEDRMLRWTESPSGQHIELGISEMNLFLLLGQLGLSWDLSGQPLLPVGTVYDPFVLRGLDAFLYGTYSGSRFVVAGTPSGITLAPEGGAHQSTITASVGLELPGVTFCEPAYAGALDWLLCDALGQIAQGAAPAATAAPAEDGAYYFRLSTRPVDQAPFEAARARLGDAVLRRQVVAGAYRLVDAHRAYPELADAPVVQLAASGAVLPEVLAAAAELAEEGIAAHVVDVTSLDRLYRAWQRTLRQGVRTAAVPSVPGALRSAFADRVPVVTVHDAASHAMAWLGSAVGAPAVPLGVDEFGQSGSVQELYELHDLLPGSIVNAALAALSLR